A window of Anas acuta chromosome 8, bAnaAcu1.1, whole genome shotgun sequence contains these coding sequences:
- the GPR88 gene encoding G protein-coupled receptor 88, with translation MPNASSWSASSPLLLLWEDSSGPRIFLSLLYAALAISGTLSNVMVIYLVFSFKKLQTTSNAFIVNGCAADLSVCALWMPQEAVLGLLPPNSSSLRSAEYRLLRGGLLGLGLTVSLASHLLVAFNRYVLITKLPSVYQALYQRRHTGCMIGLSWALALLLLPLLPGLWTPGSAPQPPPRQPAGGSRYTALLLALAVLGQTALLLHCYLGIVRRVRGSAKRVSVLNFHLLHQLPFPAAPPPPRRAQRRLSSVSVLLLCCVFLLGTQPLVWVSLLAFFLRPAPAALQAASWLLLCSLSALNPLLYTWRSEEFRRAARSVLPRAEGSAAPRHPAAAAAGPAAATAAPPCPQLPRRRGTVCGAPAAPR, from the coding sequence ATGCCCAACGCCTCTTCCTGGAGTGCCAGCtcgccgctgctgctgctctgggaggaCTCCTCCGGGCCCCGCATCTTCCTGTCGCTGCTCTACGCGGCCCTCGCTATCTCAGGGACCTTATCCAACGTGATGGTCATCTACCTGGTGTTCTCCTTCAAGAAGCTGCAGACCACCAGCAACGCCTTCATCGTCAACGGCTGCGCGGCCGACCTCAGCGTGTGCGCCCTGTGGATGCCCCAGGAggccgtgctggggctgctgccccccaaCTCCTCTTCCCTGCGCTCGGCCGAGTACCGCCTGCTCCGCGGGGGGCTCCTGGGCCTCGGCCTCACCGTCTCGCTGGCCTCCCACCTGCTGGTGGCCTTCAACAGGTACGTGCTCATCACCAAGCTGCCCAGCGTCTACCAGGCCCTCTACCAGCGCCGGCACACGGGCTGCATGATCGGGCTCTCCTgggccctggccctgctgctgctgccgctgctgcccgGCCTCTGGACGCCGGGCTcggccccgcagccgcccccCCGGCAGCCGGCCGGCGGCTCCCGCTACACCGCGCTGCTGCTGGCGCTGGCCGTGCTGGGCCAGAcggcgctgctgctgcactgctacCTCGGCATCGTGCGCCGGGTGCGGGGCAGCGCCAAGCGGGTCAGCGTCCTCAACTTCCACCTCCTGCACCAGCTGCCCttccccgccgccccgccgccgccccgccgcgcccaGCGCCGCCTCAGCAGCGTctcggtgctgctgctctgctgcgtCTTCCTGCTGGGCACCCAGCCGCTGGTCTGGGTCAGCCTGCTCGCCTTCTTCCTGCGCCCGGCGCCGGCGGCGCTGCAGGCggccagctggctgctgctctgctcgcTCTCGGCGCTCAACCCGCTGCTCTACACGTGGCGCAGCGAGGAGTTCCGACGGGCGGCGCGCTCCGTCCTGCCCCGCGCCGAGGGCTCGGCCGCCCCGCGAcaccccgcggccgccgccgccggccccgccgccgccaccgccgccccGCCCTGCCCGCAGCTGCCGAGGCGCCGGGGCACGGTGTGCGGagcccccgccgcgccgcgctgA